From Thalassotalea psychrophila:
TGCTGACGTTATAGATTGGAGATCTACAACACAAATCATCGGGTTTAATATCAGCTTTCCAAATTGTTAAAGAGTTAATCAACACACGCATTCGGTGCAGATTTTGGTTAAAAACCAAACTTAACGCATCATCCTTTATCATAAAGGGGATGTTTTAAGTTTGGCTTCTTACGTTAAGAAGAAAATGGTGGAGCTAAGCAGGATCGAACTGCTGACCTCCTGCGTGCAAGGCAGGCGCTCTCCCAGCTGAGCTATAGCCCCATTGTGTTACCAATGGTATTTAACTCTTTTTAGAAGGCATTTTATGACGCCGTGTAGTTCACCTACACAAGTCATGAAATAACGCACTAAAAACGTTAAATTGGTAGGTCTGGGCAGACTTGAACTGCCGACCTCACCCTTATCAGGGGTGCGCTCTAACCAGCTGAGCTACAGACCTATCATGATGGGTCTGCAACCTAAGTTACGACCTATTTTCTTCATCTTTCGTTATCATACAATTTGTGTGAACACTCGCGAAACTAACAAGTTAGCTTCCATTAAGTTGTCTACTTAAGGTAAGGAGGTGATCCAACCCCAGGTTCCCCTAGGGTTACCTTGTTACGACTTCACCCCAGTCATGAATCACAAAGTGGTAACCGTCCCCCCGAAGGTTAAACTAGCTACTTCTTTTGCAACCCACTCCCATGGTGTGACGGGCGGTGTGTACAAGGCCCGGGAACGTATTCACCGTGGCATTCTGATCCACGATTACTAGCGATTCCGACTTCACGGAGTCGAGTTGCAGACTCCGATCCGGACTACGACAAGCTTTGTGGGATTCGCTCCACCTCGCGGTATTGCTGCCCTCTGTACTTGCCATTGTAGCACGTGTGTAGCCCATCCCGTAAGGGCCATGATGACTTGACGTCGTCCCCACCTTCCTCCGGTTTATCACCGGCAGTCTCCTTAAAGTTCCCGACACTACTCGCTGGCAAATAAGGATAGGGGTTGCGCTCGTTGCGGGACTTAACCCAACATTTCACAACACGAGCTGACGACAGCCATGCAGCACCTGTCTCAGAGTTCCCGAAGGCACTAATCTATCTCTAGAAAATTCTCTGGATGTCAAGGGATGGTAAGGTTCTTCGCGTTGCATCGAATTAAACCACATGCTCCACCGCTTGTGCGGGCCCCCGTCAATTCATTTGAGTTTTAACCTTGCGGCCGTACTCCCCAGGCGGTCAACTTATCGCGTTAGCTGCGCTACCCACAGATCAAGTCTACAGACAGCTAGTTGACATCGTTTACGGCGTGGACTACCAGGGTATCTAATCCTGTTTGCTCCCCACGCTTTCGTGCCTCAGCGTCAGTATTTGTCCAGGTGGCCGCCTTCGCCACTGATGTTCCTTCCAATCTCTACGCATTTCACCGCTACACTGGAAATTCCACCACCCTCTACAATACTCTAGCTTGCCAGTTCAAAATGCAGTTCCAAGGTTGAGCCCTGGGCTTTCACATCTTGCTTAACAAACCGCCTACGCACGCTTTACGCCCAGTAATTCCGATTAACGCTCGCACCCTCCGTATTACCGCGGCTGCTGGCACGGAGTTAGCCGGTGCTTCTTCTGTTGCTAACGTCACAGCTAGCAGTTATTAACTACTAACCTTTCCTCACAACTGAAAGTGCTTTACAACCCGAAGGCCTTCTTCACACACGCGGCATGGCTGCATCAGGCTTTCGCCCATTGTGCAATATTCCCCACTGCTGCCTCCCGTAGGAGTCTGGGCCGTGTCTCAGTCCCAGTGTGGCTGATCATCCTCTCAAACCAGCTAGAGATCGTCGCCTTGGTAAGCCTTTACCTTACCAACTAGCTAATCTCACTTGGGCTAATCTATGAGCGAGAGGTGCCGAAGCGTCCCCCCCTTTGGTCCGTAGACATTATGCGGTATTAGCAGTCGTTTCCAACTGTTGTCCCCCACTCAAAGGCATATTCCCAAGCATTACTCACCCGTCCGCCGCTCGACGCCGAAGTAGCAAGCTACCTCTCGTTTCCGCTCGACTTGCATGTGTTAAGCCTGCCGCCAGCGTTCAATCTGAGCCATGATCAAACTCTTCAATTAAAAAGTTGTTACATTTGAAACAAGACAAGCTTGTTTCTACTCAATGAATTCTGAATGTTTCGTCTAACCAGAAGCTGGTTAAACTAAAACGTACTAATTAACTTCATCGCTAAATAAAGATAATTAATTTGTTTGTGTGTTCATCATCATTAAGTGATTTCGATACCGAGGTATCTATGTTGTAAATCAATCTTAATGTGAGTGCCCACACAAATTGCATGATAACTAATTGTTAAAGAACCGTTCTTATTAGAACGAAGAGCTAATCGCATTCGTTAGTCTCTTTAACTCCAGGTCGGTAGTACCGTTTGCCCGAAGCAGGATGCGCATTATAAGCATCCTAGTTTTAATGTCAACGATTTTTTTAAGTTTTTGCTATTATTTCTAAAAGCTATTTTAAAACGTTTCATTGGCTATTAAGTTCACCTATTGGATTACTTAACTTATTAAAACACCTTCTTGGGTTGCCCCGAAGAAGAGATGCGCATTTTAGTGATTTTTTCGATAAGGTCAACACCTTTATTAAATTAATTTAATAAAGGTGTTTATTTGTACGTTTAACGTACAAATTTAGTCGATATGGTTAATTGCTGAGCAAACACTATCAATTCGATGGGCAGTAATAGAGCCATCATCCGAGTATTTACCACTTACTAAGATGCGATTATGCACGCCTGCATTTTCAGCGGCCTTAATATCTGACACTTTATCGCCAATGAAGATACTCTGTTTCAGATCTATATTATGTTTTTCTGCAGCTTTAAAGATCATTCCTGGCTCAGGTTTTCGACATTTACATGCTACTTTATAGGCATCAAGACCTTTTGTTGGGTGATGGGGGCAAAAGAACACATCTGTAATAATGATTCTTTCTTTCAAAAATTCTTTTTTCATCCAACTACTTAGGGTCAAAAATTGCTGTTCTGAATATTTTCCTCGACCAATACCTGATTGATTTGTGATCACGATTAGCTGTAAACCAAGTTCCTGGGCATGACGACAAACATCGAATATACCATCGACAAATTCAAACTCATCGGGTTTATAAACGTAGCCGTGATCAACATTAATAATGCCGTCCCTATCAAGAAATAATGCTCTATTCATTTATTACTCTTTATTTTCTTAATTATGATATCTAATACTTAGCACTTATTATAAGCAACCACTCACAAAAGACATCCTGTCTGTCGAGTACAAGCACATCTACGGCAATTGTTCCTCGATAACTGCTCCTGCGTTATTCTATCTACGTACGTCCTGTACTAGTGCTTGCCTAATATATAACGTTCATGTGAAAAATGTGCAAAAAAAAACGAGCAGAGCTCGTTTTTTTTTTAAATGTCCAAGCAATTTACATGCTTAAACCACCGTCACATTCTACAACACGACCAGTAAAGAAGTCATTTTCAAAAATGTATTGTGCAGTATGAGCGATTTCTTCTGCTGTACCTAATCGGCCAACAGGTTTCATTTTTTCTAAACGCTCACGCATTTCAGGTTTCATTGCGTCTGTCATAGCTGTTTTAATAACGCCTGGCGCAATCGCACCAACACGGATACCTTGACGACCAAGTTCGCGAGCCCATGTTACTGTCATAGCAACTACGCCAGCTTTCGCAGCAGCGTAGTTAGTTTGCCCCATGTTACCACCACGGGCAATTGACGACATATTAACAATAACACCTTCACGGCCATGCTTTATCATTTGCACTGCGGCTTCACGACCACATAAAAATACACCGGTTAAATTCACATCAATAACAGATTGGAACTGTGCAAGTGACATCTTTTTAGTAACTTCGCCATCTTTAGCCTTAACAAACATACCATCGCGTAAAATGCCGGCATTGTTAACTAAGCCATCAATGCCATTAAAGTCACCAGCAATTTGTTCAAACGTTTGTTCAATTTGTTCTTCATTCGTCACATTAGACAAATAATATTTCGCCGAGCTGCCAGCTTGTTCAACTAAACTAACTGTTTCGGCCAACATTTCTTCGCCTAAATCGATAAGCGCTAACTTAGCACCTTTTTTGGCAAATTCTACGGCCATTGTACGACCTAAACCTTGGCCGCCACCAGTGATTACAATCACTTTATCTTGTAAATTCATTTTTGATCCTTAACTTCTAACCTTTAACTTCAGGTTTTTTTAAACATTTTTATAATACTAGAGAAATCTTTGCTGCCATTACCTTGACCTGCATGTAATGCAAATAGATTTCTTGCCAAGGCTCCCATTGGAGTTGAAGATTGGCTCTGAACAGCAGTATCCATAGCTAAACCTAAATCTTTAGCCATTAGATTCGTCATGAAACCACCATTATAATCATTTGATGATGGTACATTTTCCATCACCCCAGGACATGGATTATATACTTCTAAGGTCCAATTTCGACCAGAGCTCTGTAACATGATGTCTGAGAGTACCTCAGCATCAAGACCATTGTCCATGCCAAGCTGTAGAGCTTCTGCAGTTCCGGACATTAAGACTGCTAATAGCATGTTATTGCATACTTTAGCTACTTGACCTGCACCGTGAGAACCTGCATGGAAAATATTTTTACCCATATTTTCTAAAATAGGTTTAGCTAGGTTAAAATCAGCAACATTACCACCAACCATAAAGCTTAACGTTCCAGCTTGAGCACCACCTACACCGCCAGATACTGGCGCATCAACAAAATTAATATCTTTATTTGCTAATTCAGTTGATACTTTTATTACGGTGCCCTTATCGATTGTTGATGAATCGATAACCAATGATCCCGGCTTAATGTAGTTAATTAAACCATCATCACCTATATATAAACCTTCAACATGCTTGCCAGCTGGTAGCATTGATACGATAAACTCTGCATCTTTTACACATTCTGAAACTTTATCTGCAGTTGAAGCGCCTTCGCTAACTAATTTAGCGACAGCCTCGGGAAATAAATCAAAAACTGCAACTTGATGACCTGACTTAAGTAAATTTGAGGCCATTGGCCCGCCCATATTACCTAAACCAATAAATGCGATGTTCGCCATGGTTAACTCCTAACTTTTGAAATTTAGTTGGTCCGAAGTTATTCGGACGTTATATTGGTATTATTTTTTGCTTATAATTGTGCTAATGGATGTTCAGCAGGTGTCCAAGGCATTGTAAAGAACCAATCAATAACATTAGTGTCTACATCACTAACATCTTTGTACTTCCATGCTGGTTTATTATCTTTTTCAATTAAAAGT
This genomic window contains:
- the gmhB gene encoding D-glycero-beta-D-manno-heptose 1,7-bisphosphate 7-phosphatase, with amino-acid sequence MNRALFLDRDGIINVDHGYVYKPDEFEFVDGIFDVCRHAQELGLQLIVITNQSGIGRGKYSEQQFLTLSSWMKKEFLKERIIITDVFFCPHHPTKGLDAYKVACKCRKPEPGMIFKAAEKHNIDLKQSIFIGDKVSDIKAAENAGVHNRILVSGKYSDDGSITAHRIDSVCSAINHID
- a CDS encoding SDR family oxidoreductase codes for the protein MNLQDKVIVITGGGQGLGRTMAVEFAKKGAKLALIDLGEEMLAETVSLVEQAGSSAKYYLSNVTNEEQIEQTFEQIAGDFNGIDGLVNNAGILRDGMFVKAKDGEVTKKMSLAQFQSVIDVNLTGVFLCGREAAVQMIKHGREGVIVNMSSIARGGNMGQTNYAAAKAGVVAMTVTWARELGRQGIRVGAIAPGVIKTAMTDAMKPEMRERLEKMKPVGRLGTAEEIAHTAQYIFENDFFTGRVVECDGGLSM
- the mmsB gene encoding 3-hydroxyisobutyrate dehydrogenase, with amino-acid sequence MANIAFIGLGNMGGPMASNLLKSGHQVAVFDLFPEAVAKLVSEGASTADKVSECVKDAEFIVSMLPAGKHVEGLYIGDDGLINYIKPGSLVIDSSTIDKGTVIKVSTELANKDINFVDAPVSGGVGGAQAGTLSFMVGGNVADFNLAKPILENMGKNIFHAGSHGAGQVAKVCNNMLLAVLMSGTAEALQLGMDNGLDAEVLSDIMLQSSGRNWTLEVYNPCPGVMENVPSSNDYNGGFMTNLMAKDLGLAMDTAVQSQSSTPMGALARNLFALHAGQGNGSKDFSSIIKMFKKT